A window of Ignavibacteriales bacterium contains these coding sequences:
- a CDS encoding amidase translates to MKSLKNISFLKFIILLLLSSQISFPQQTEKKIKKEDIPNAEKIFGIEFTDVERDSMQDALNEQLGYYTNIHKIRLDNSIPPAILFNPIPAGFKFERKQYPLKFSSYFGTKMPAKIEDLIYYSVGELSYLIKTKKVSSTELTKMFLDRLKKFGPKLHSVITLTEKFALKQAKKADEEISKGKYRGMLHGIPFGVKDLLTTKDYRTTWGAAPFKEQMIDEDATVIKKLEDAGAVLCAKLSMGELAMDDVWFGGMTRNPWDTTKGSSGSSAGSASSVSAGLLPFAIGTETWGSIVSPSTVCGVTGLRPSYGRVSRAGAMALSWSMDKIGLLCRNAEDLAIVFDVIRGTDGKDQTLYDVPFNYNSKVDFKKLKIGYLKNDFAKKYSFHQNDSLALKKLEALGAQLIPIDLPDVAVNDIQIILTAEAGAAFDELTRSNKDDLLARQFKGAWPNIFRASRFIPAVEYINANRIRYMLIQEMQKLMEKIDVYIAPSWEGNNLLLTNLTGHPSVVVPTGFTKKGTLTSITFMGKLFDEGKIIAVAKAFQDATDYHKKHPNLD, encoded by the coding sequence ATGAAATCATTAAAAAATATTTCATTCTTAAAATTTATCATATTACTTCTTCTTAGTTCACAAATCTCTTTCCCCCAGCAAACAGAAAAAAAGATCAAAAAAGAAGATATCCCCAATGCAGAAAAAATATTCGGAATTGAATTTACAGATGTCGAGCGTGATTCAATGCAGGACGCACTGAACGAACAACTCGGTTATTATACAAATATTCACAAGATTCGTTTGGATAACAGCATTCCACCAGCAATTCTTTTTAATCCGATTCCTGCCGGCTTTAAGTTTGAACGAAAACAATACCCGTTAAAATTTAGCAGCTACTTCGGTACAAAAATGCCTGCTAAGATCGAAGATCTTATATATTACTCTGTTGGCGAGCTATCGTACTTAATTAAAACAAAAAAAGTGAGTTCAACTGAGTTAACAAAAATGTTTCTTGATAGATTAAAAAAATTCGGACCAAAACTTCACTCTGTAATAACGCTTACCGAAAAGTTTGCACTTAAGCAGGCAAAAAAAGCCGATGAAGAAATTTCAAAAGGAAAATACAGAGGCATGCTTCACGGTATTCCGTTTGGAGTAAAAGATCTGCTTACAACAAAAGATTACAGGACTACATGGGGAGCGGCACCATTCAAAGAACAAATGATAGACGAAGACGCAACAGTAATAAAAAAACTGGAAGATGCCGGCGCTGTATTGTGTGCAAAACTTTCAATGGGCGAACTTGCAATGGATGACGTTTGGTTCGGCGGAATGACTCGCAACCCGTGGGATACAACAAAAGGATCGAGCGGTTCATCGGCAGGTTCTGCTTCATCTGTTTCTGCCGGACTTCTTCCGTTTGCTATCGGAACAGAAACTTGGGGATCAATTGTCTCTCCTTCAACAGTTTGTGGTGTAACGGGATTGCGCCCAAGTTACGGACGTGTAAGTCGCGCCGGCGCAATGGCATTAAGCTGGTCTATGGATAAGATCGGCCTACTCTGTAGAAATGCTGAAGACCTCGCAATTGTTTTTGATGTTATCCGCGGAACTGACGGAAAAGATCAGACTCTTTATGATGTACCGTTTAATTATAATTCCAAAGTTGATTTTAAAAAACTAAAGATTGGTTATTTGAAAAATGATTTCGCGAAGAAATATTCTTTCCATCAAAATGATTCTTTAGCATTAAAAAAATTAGAAGCGCTCGGCGCTCAGCTGATCCCGATAGATTTGCCGGATGTCGCAGTAAATGATATTCAAATTATTTTAACAGCAGAAGCGGGTGCCGCTTTTGATGAACTAACACGATCTAATAAAGATGATCTGCTCGCCCGTCAATTTAAAGGCGCATGGCCTAATATTTTCCGTGCATCCAGATTTATTCCTGCAGTAGAATACATTAACGCAAACAGAATCCGCTATATGCTAATTCAAGAAATGCAAAAGCTGATGGAAAAAATTGATGTCTACATTGCCCCATCTTGGGAAGGAAATAATTTACTTCTGACAAATTTAACTGGACATCCTTCCGTTGTAGTGCCAACTGGTTTCACTAAAAAAGGGACATTAACAAGCATTACATTCATGGGGAAACTGTTCGATGAAGGAAAAATAATCGCTGTTGCTAAAGCTTTTCAAGATGCAACTGATTATCATAAAAAACATCCAAATTTAGATTAA
- a CDS encoding peptidase C1, with product MKNFKIFLFTFLLSGLITAQVHDKGTFVQPKSEFWDEIQKGIDDFNKKEKSDNKIFKMDYTGLNLPKSKNEFTSYWHNDPINQGNTGTCWSFSTTSYLESEVYRIHNIKIKLSEIWTAYWEYLAKVRRFVTERGNSAIGEGSEANAVIRIWKEYGIVPENVYDGKLPGQKHNDHGKMFQEINNYLIGIKNTNSWNEDEVVSTVKSILNHYLGEPPTKFTVDGKEYTPKEYLSKIVGLNLDDYVAVMSLMQKPYYEKVEYEVPDNWWHNKDYYNVPLDVFMSTIKSTIRKGFTLAIFGDVSEAGIESHAKVAMIPSFDVPSEYIDESARQFRFSNGTTGDDHGIHMVGYLNKDGKDWYLIKDSGSGSFNVGDKGYYFYQENYVKLKMLGFMAHKDAIADLLSKFKK from the coding sequence ATGAAGAATTTTAAAATCTTTCTATTCACCTTTTTATTAAGCGGATTAATCACAGCACAAGTTCATGATAAGGGAACATTTGTTCAACCGAAAAGTGAATTTTGGGATGAAATCCAAAAAGGGATTGATGATTTCAACAAAAAAGAAAAGTCCGATAATAAAATATTTAAAATGGATTATACCGGACTTAATCTTCCTAAATCAAAAAATGAATTCACATCTTACTGGCACAATGATCCCATCAATCAAGGCAACACCGGAACTTGCTGGTCTTTCTCAACAACATCTTACTTGGAATCTGAAGTTTATCGAATTCATAACATAAAAATTAAACTCTCAGAGATTTGGACTGCTTATTGGGAATATCTGGCAAAGGTTAGAAGATTCGTAACCGAAAGAGGAAATTCGGCTATCGGTGAAGGATCGGAAGCAAATGCAGTTATTAGAATTTGGAAAGAATATGGTATCGTACCGGAAAATGTTTACGACGGAAAACTACCGGGACAAAAACATAACGATCACGGAAAAATGTTTCAAGAGATCAACAATTATCTAATCGGTATCAAGAATACAAATTCATGGAACGAAGATGAAGTTGTTAGTACTGTAAAATCAATTTTAAATCATTATCTGGGCGAACCGCCAACCAAATTTACTGTTGATGGAAAAGAATACACACCAAAAGAATATTTAAGTAAAATAGTCGGGCTTAACTTAGATGATTACGTTGCCGTTATGTCGTTAATGCAAAAACCATATTATGAAAAAGTTGAGTATGAGGTCCCGGATAATTGGTGGCATAACAAAGACTACTATAATGTTCCTCTCGATGTTTTTATGTCAACTATAAAAAGTACAATCAGAAAGGGATTTACACTCGCAATTTTCGGAGATGTTTCTGAAGCCGGAATCGAATCGCACGCAAAAGTTGCTATGATTCCTTCATTCGATGTTCCTTCTGAATATATTGATGAGTCCGCACGGCAATTTCGTTTTAGCAACGGAACAACCGGCGATGACCACGGAATTCACATGGTCGGTTATTTAAATAAAGATGGTAAAGATTGGTACTTAATAAAAGATTCAGGTTCGGGTTCATTCAATGTAGGTGATAAAGGATATTATTTTTACCAAGAAAATTATGTGAAGCTAAAAATGCTTGGATTCATGGCACATAAAGATGCTATTGCTGATTTGTTAAGTAAGTTCAAGAAATAA
- a CDS encoding M23 family metallopeptidase, whose product MKYFIILFVICISISISAQEIKFLGEAKPGGIVIAKGDQIVSATLDNIKLQIDKNSIFVFGFDRDASGKFLLNVKFKNKKVQTYEYTIEKKEYEEQRLRLASKYVTPPKKLRNRIQHEAQLMKSARAKVGKVKDALFMEGFVYPVDSVDIRATFGLQRILNGKPSNVHNGLDFGGSEGDSIRAITDGIVRIAGKAFFYNGNFVLLDHGQGLTSVYLHMSKILVKDNQKVQKGKAIGLVGETGRATGPHLHLGVQWYKKRIDPMSLFELKF is encoded by the coding sequence ATGAAATATTTTATTATTCTGTTCGTTATCTGCATTTCAATTTCAATTAGTGCACAAGAAATAAAATTTTTAGGTGAGGCAAAGCCCGGCGGAATTGTAATTGCGAAAGGAGATCAAATAGTAAGCGCAACATTAGACAATATTAAACTTCAAATTGATAAGAACAGTATTTTTGTTTTTGGTTTTGATCGTGACGCATCCGGAAAATTTTTGCTTAATGTAAAATTCAAAAACAAAAAAGTTCAGACTTACGAATACACAATAGAAAAAAAAGAATATGAAGAACAACGGCTCCGATTAGCAAGTAAGTATGTTACCCCACCGAAGAAATTAAGAAATAGAATTCAGCATGAAGCACAGCTCATGAAATCTGCCAGGGCAAAAGTCGGTAAAGTTAAAGATGCTTTATTTATGGAAGGATTTGTTTATCCCGTTGATAGCGTTGATATACGCGCAACGTTCGGGCTTCAAAGAATTTTGAACGGCAAACCAAGCAACGTTCACAATGGTCTTGACTTTGGCGGTTCGGAAGGAGATTCCATTCGTGCAATAACTGACGGCATTGTTCGAATTGCTGGTAAAGCTTTTTTCTATAATGGAAATTTTGTTCTGCTTGATCACGGACAAGGATTAACAAGTGTTTATCTTCATATGAGTAAAATTTTAGTTAAGGATAATCAGAAAGTTCAAAAAGGAAAAGCGATCGGTCTTGTTGGTGAAACCGGACGCGCAACCGGTCCGCACTTACATCTTGGTGTTCAGTGGTACAAAAAAAGAATTGATCCGATGAGTTTGTTTGAATTAAAATTTTAA
- a CDS encoding tetratricopeptide repeat protein, with protein MIKSRIQISILILILLSQISFTQQQKVDIEVYKSTALLHMNAGRYGEAIDQLNKYITALPQESEGYNLRATCFEKRQQYEYGRLDYRRAIAIETRDAVKRAEYEKNLQRLIGIWYPILNKKIEGHLREIAIDPNQPFNYLEIGKTYKLMEIWDKAEQWYDEYLKRDDNASPDEIIRYTEVLAKTGSIVKGERILKKFTDRYPTDWRLWSRYGYFTMWLGKYQIAIKAFENALGFKPFFKEAQDGLDMATNKAYVTQENPRAFEKEYPIDRYYRILRRNANDLDTRFKLVDDLIQANRLEEAYQQLQIIGVTKSDDTRYKEKWAYVTETRIKTYREKLDTAKVRLASNTADKDALKMLVEYYEYLTEYDSAMVMLNKYFEQNPEEKDASLRFRWARISAWSREFDKAIEITDKLLQDSPNNLDYQLFRAQVSVWINRDIDLAKQYLNNVLKAKPDNVQALVSTGSIKLIERDFEAAQKEADIAKGIDPTNDDVIKLQSNIDWQKMRFEEEKVYAILEEGRLKVAAEDCKGALPFYEDYLSKAEPSNQIIKEYGDVLFCAKDYSKALETYNQVLSAGPNYEAQLQRAKLYYAMGDTVNAIHEFKDIVRQDSSDYDANLSLGDSYAKFGEPDSARMVYNNLLDWKDIDSTQISAIKQRKGWLPITGIASIFETFPSYVGVNPTVSYYTDNMSFRLFGGGARLELGVTKFLSFGISFFRNSMRANSASLNQDIINSYPTGYSFTGEQLFTTFKGLFLLRFSNNLSLGVGLGISTVLGKFTRDDNDIFFRYEKRDTIGVNLTYQNTDAALILYSPYLIDIRQYAALYKFNGYYRNREGLKTSGFFQYVAINDGNAGNDFNIRLGKYFWSDFALGYEYAYSNYKVKSDYYYSPRNFESHCIWLDNDLDKKENLRVSIGGKIGIIPQSTLVALEGHIDAEYTPIKKLILSGKISIGSTSRDNSSYRFFSGQLSAFWNIY; from the coding sequence ATGATTAAATCTCGCATACAAATATCTATTCTCATTCTAATTTTGCTTTCGCAAATTTCTTTTACGCAGCAACAAAAAGTTGATATAGAAGTTTACAAGAGTACTGCTCTCCTGCACATGAACGCCGGACGTTACGGCGAAGCAATTGATCAATTGAACAAATACATCACCGCTCTGCCACAGGAATCCGAAGGTTATAATTTACGTGCAACATGTTTTGAAAAACGCCAGCAGTATGAATACGGACGTTTAGATTACAGACGCGCGATAGCTATCGAAACAAGAGACGCGGTTAAGAGAGCTGAATATGAAAAAAATCTTCAGCGTCTTATTGGTATCTGGTACCCGATACTTAACAAAAAAATTGAAGGACATTTACGCGAGATTGCTATCGATCCGAATCAACCGTTCAATTATTTAGAGATTGGCAAAACATATAAGTTGATGGAGATCTGGGATAAAGCTGAACAATGGTATGATGAATACTTAAAACGCGATGATAATGCTTCGCCTGATGAAATAATCCGTTACACGGAAGTTCTTGCAAAAACCGGAAGCATCGTTAAGGGTGAAAGAATTCTTAAAAAATTTACCGACCGTTATCCAACCGATTGGCGTTTATGGAGCCGTTACGGATATTTTACAATGTGGCTTGGTAAATATCAAATCGCAATAAAAGCATTCGAGAATGCACTTGGCTTCAAACCGTTTTTTAAGGAAGCGCAGGACGGACTTGATATGGCGACAAACAAAGCATACGTAACTCAAGAAAATCCGCGCGCATTCGAAAAAGAATATCCGATAGATCGTTACTATCGTATTCTAAGAAGAAATGCCAATGATCTCGATACACGTTTTAAATTGGTTGATGATTTAATTCAGGCAAATCGTCTTGAAGAAGCTTATCAGCAATTACAAATTATTGGTGTTACAAAATCAGACGACACAAGATATAAAGAGAAGTGGGCATACGTTACAGAGACGCGGATAAAAACCTACCGAGAAAAATTAGATACCGCTAAAGTTCGGCTCGCTTCTAACACTGCAGATAAAGATGCTCTTAAAATGCTTGTTGAGTATTACGAATACTTAACCGAATATGACAGCGCAATGGTTATGCTAAATAAATATTTCGAACAGAATCCTGAAGAAAAAGATGCATCACTTCGTTTCAGATGGGCGCGCATCTCGGCATGGAGCCGCGAGTTTGATAAAGCAATTGAAATTACAGACAAGCTATTGCAGGATTCCCCCAACAATCTTGATTACCAACTTTTCCGTGCGCAAGTATCTGTTTGGATAAACCGTGATATTGATCTGGCAAAACAATATCTAAATAATGTTTTAAAAGCTAAACCGGATAATGTTCAAGCTCTAGTTTCAACGGGTTCAATCAAATTGATTGAAAGAGATTTTGAAGCTGCACAAAAAGAAGCAGATATTGCAAAAGGAATAGATCCCACTAACGATGATGTAATTAAACTGCAATCAAATATTGATTGGCAGAAGATGCGTTTTGAAGAAGAAAAAGTTTACGCAATTCTAGAAGAAGGACGTCTTAAAGTTGCTGCCGAAGATTGCAAAGGTGCTCTTCCCTTCTACGAAGATTATTTATCAAAAGCAGAACCAAGTAATCAAATTATTAAGGAATACGGCGATGTTCTCTTCTGTGCAAAAGATTATTCCAAAGCACTCGAGACTTACAATCAAGTTCTTTCTGCAGGACCAAATTATGAAGCACAGTTACAACGAGCGAAACTATATTATGCAATGGGCGATACCGTTAATGCTATTCATGAGTTTAAGGATATAGTAAGACAAGATTCATCCGACTATGATGCAAATTTATCTCTTGGTGATTCTTATGCAAAGTTCGGCGAACCGGATTCCGCACGGATGGTTTATAACAATTTACTCGACTGGAAAGATATAGATTCTACTCAGATCTCAGCGATCAAACAAAGAAAAGGCTGGCTGCCGATTACCGGTATTGCATCTATCTTCGAAACTTTCCCGAGCTATGTTGGTGTGAATCCCACTGTTTCTTATTACACAGATAACATGAGTTTTAGATTATTCGGCGGTGGTGCACGTTTAGAACTTGGTGTTACAAAATTTCTTTCGTTCGGAATTTCATTTTTCCGCAATTCAATGAGAGCTAATTCCGCAAGTCTCAATCAAGATATAATCAACAGCTATCCAACCGGGTATTCTTTTACCGGTGAACAGCTCTTTACAACATTCAAAGGATTATTTCTTTTGAGATTTTCAAATAATCTTAGTCTCGGTGTCGGTTTAGGAATAAGTACCGTACTAGGAAAATTTACACGTGATGACAATGATATATTCTTCCGCTATGAAAAAAGAGATACAATAGGTGTTAACCTCACTTATCAAAACACCGATGCTGCATTAATTCTTTATTCACCTTATCTAATTGATATACGGCAATACGCGGCTTTATATAAGTTTAACGGTTATTACAGAAATAGAGAAGGATTAAAAACTTCGGGGTTCTTTCAGTATGTTGCAATCAATGACGGCAATGCAGGCAATGATTTTAATATTAGATTAGGAAAATATTTCTGGTCGGATTTTGCACTCGGTTACGAGTATGCTTACTCAAATTATAAAGTTAAATCCGATTACTATTATTCACCACGTAATTTTGAATCGCATTGTATATGGCTGGATAATGATCTTGATAAAAAAGAAAATCTAAGAGTTTCGATTGGCGGAAAGATCGGAATAATTCCGCAAAGTACTCTTGTTGCACTTGAAGGACATATAGACGCAGAATACACTCCAATAAAAAAATTAATTCTCTCGGGAAAGATCAGCATAGGAAGTACATCGCGCGATAATTCCAGCTACCGTTTTTTCTCTGGCCAGCTTTCTGCCTTTTGGAATATATATTAA
- a CDS encoding methylglyoxal synthase: MNKFINVEMKKKKRIALVAHDNKKQDLIEWAKFNRGNLGDHEIYATGTTGKLLEQDLGFNVTRLQSGPLGGDQQLGAKISENKIDVLIFFWDPLEPQPHDPDVKALLRIAVVWNIPIACNRASADFIFSSPLMKEEYSRIVLDYNDYLTRDIS; this comes from the coding sequence ATGAATAAATTTATCAACGTAGAAATGAAGAAAAAGAAAAGGATTGCTCTCGTTGCTCATGATAACAAGAAACAAGATTTGATAGAGTGGGCAAAATTCAACCGCGGTAATCTTGGTGATCATGAAATTTATGCAACGGGAACAACCGGAAAATTGCTTGAACAAGATTTGGGATTTAATGTAACCCGATTGCAAAGTGGTCCTCTCGGAGGCGATCAGCAGCTTGGCGCAAAAATTTCAGAAAATAAAATTGATGTGCTGATTTTTTTCTGGGATCCGCTTGAACCTCAGCCGCACGATCCTGATGTGAAAGCACTTCTTCGCATTGCTGTTGTTTGGAATATTCCTATTGCATGTAACAGAGCATCTGCGGATTTTATTTTTTCTTCACCTCTTATGAAGGAAGAATATTCCCGTATCGTTCTGGATTATAACGATTATTTAACACGTGATATTTCATAG
- a CDS encoding aminotransferase class V-fold PLP-dependent enzyme, translating into MYSRRQFLNRFMISTGGAFIALRTDAFARATEALAKLNPSVSPVESASDEDFWGRIQSAFDVDRSLINLNNGGVSPSPRVVIDAFKRYVDYCNQAPSYYMWQHVEPKIETVREKLAIVFGCDKEEIAITRNDSESLQIIQLGIDFKPGDEILTTTQDYPRMLTTFNQMERRIGIKVNKVQYPTPLINKDDYVEALKNGITSKTKLILISHTCFLTGQILPVRNVCRAAHEKGIEVIVDGAHSFNHFPYTLADLECDYFGTSLHKWTYAPIGTGMLYVKRDLIKKVWPLMAASKEMEDNIRKFEEIGTHPAANHNAIAEALAFNEAIGIDRKAERFRYLHKRWINRVKKYDNVKFLIDIDDESNWAGIVNFNITGVNISKLAEYLLNKHRIFVVVIIFEEFKGLRITPNVYTMVSEMDLFADVIESVARGEVKEVLE; encoded by the coding sequence ATGTACTCACGTCGACAATTTTTAAATAGGTTTATGATTTCTACAGGCGGTGCATTTATTGCTTTAAGAACCGATGCCTTTGCACGTGCAACAGAAGCATTAGCTAAATTAAATCCATCAGTCTCTCCGGTAGAATCAGCAAGTGATGAAGACTTCTGGGGCAGAATTCAATCGGCATTTGATGTTGATCGTTCGCTAATAAATTTAAATAACGGCGGCGTTTCACCATCTCCGCGAGTTGTTATAGATGCTTTCAAACGTTATGTAGATTATTGTAACCAAGCACCGTCATATTATATGTGGCAGCATGTTGAACCTAAAATCGAAACAGTACGTGAAAAATTAGCAATTGTATTCGGATGTGATAAAGAAGAAATCGCAATTACTAGAAACGATAGCGAATCGCTGCAAATCATTCAACTGGGAATTGATTTTAAACCCGGAGATGAAATTCTTACTACCACGCAAGATTATCCCCGCATGTTAACAACATTTAATCAAATGGAAAGACGAATAGGTATAAAAGTAAACAAGGTTCAATATCCGACTCCTCTCATAAATAAAGATGATTACGTAGAAGCACTCAAAAACGGAATTACTTCTAAAACTAAATTGATTTTAATAAGCCATACTTGTTTTCTAACCGGGCAGATTCTTCCTGTACGTAATGTTTGCAGAGCAGCACATGAAAAAGGGATTGAAGTTATTGTTGACGGGGCACATTCGTTTAATCATTTTCCTTACACTCTTGCAGATCTTGAATGTGATTATTTCGGAACTTCACTTCACAAATGGACTTACGCTCCGATCGGAACCGGAATGTTGTATGTAAAAAGAGATCTAATTAAAAAAGTATGGCCGTTAATGGCGGCATCAAAAGAAATGGAAGACAACATCCGCAAGTTCGAAGAGATAGGAACTCATCCGGCCGCAAATCATAATGCGATTGCAGAAGCTCTTGCATTCAATGAAGCAATTGGGATTGACAGAAAAGCTGAAAGATTCCGCTATCTTCACAAACGGTGGATCAATCGTGTTAAAAAATATGATAACGTTAAATTTTTGATTGATATAGATGATGAATCTAATTGGGCGGGGATAGTGAATTTTAATATTACAGGAGTAAACATCAGTAAACTTGCTGAGTATTTATTAAATAAACATAGGATCTTTGTAGTTGTTATTATTTTTGAAGAGTTCAAAGGGTTACGCATTACACCAAATGTTTATACAATGGTTTCTGAAATGGATCTTTTCGCAGATGTGATTGAATCTGTTGCGCGTGGTGAAGTAAAAGAAGTATTGGAATAA
- a CDS encoding serine protease codes for MIRKFQIRTLLAMPLLFSILSCTSSSIFEKVYPTLNDGKYDSEFPYRNSSQQLEEVSNSIRLINSIAFYESYVFNRNKIFTLRQLNQIDFEKNAVEKVYFNRTASGTGTIIFANQGLVALLTVAHIVSFPDTVVSYFVNPDGTSSQFIESISIKSKQTNYVADFPESGELDIILQDKNMDIALLGRRYTLNETLRMTTFNYTWGNSAELEWGSFVYVFGFPMNYKMISKGIVSSPGKEKHIFLIDAVFNKGCSGGIVLAIRDGVPNFELVGIVKSVPAEFENTLRPLIKERDLEYNPMLPYKGDVYVDKEQVLRIGITKVIGIETVKDFLISKKNDLISMGYNFKDLFGPINQTILKQVH; via the coding sequence ATGATTCGAAAATTTCAAATTAGAACATTACTTGCAATGCCGCTTTTATTTTCAATTCTCTCATGTACTTCATCGTCCATTTTTGAAAAAGTTTACCCCACCTTAAATGACGGCAAATACGATAGTGAGTTTCCATACAGAAATTCATCACAACAGCTTGAAGAGGTAAGTAATTCTATCCGCTTAATAAACAGTATAGCATTTTATGAAAGCTATGTGTTCAATCGCAATAAAATTTTTACTTTACGACAACTGAATCAAATAGATTTTGAAAAGAATGCAGTTGAGAAAGTTTATTTCAATCGTACCGCATCCGGAACCGGAACAATAATATTTGCCAACCAAGGATTAGTTGCGCTGTTAACTGTTGCTCATATCGTTTCTTTCCCGGATACAGTTGTTTCATATTTTGTAAACCCAGATGGAACTTCATCTCAATTTATCGAGAGTATCTCTATCAAATCGAAACAAACAAATTATGTCGCCGATTTTCCTGAGAGCGGAGAACTTGATATAATTCTTCAAGATAAAAATATGGATATCGCATTGCTCGGAAGAAGATATACTTTAAATGAAACTTTAAGGATGACAACTTTCAACTATACCTGGGGTAATTCAGCAGAACTTGAATGGGGAAGTTTTGTTTATGTATTTGGATTTCCAATGAACTATAAAATGATCTCGAAAGGAATTGTCAGCAGTCCGGGGAAAGAAAAACATATTTTTCTAATTGATGCGGTATTCAATAAAGGTTGCAGCGGAGGAATTGTTCTTGCCATACGCGATGGTGTTCCTAATTTTGAATTGGTTGGAATTGTAAAATCTGTTCCGGCTGAATTTGAAAATACTTTACGACCTTTAATTAAAGAACGAGATCTTGAATATAATCCGATGCTTCCATATAAAGGTGATGTTTATGTTGATAAAGAACAAGTACTGCGTATAGGCATTACAAAAGTTATTGGCATTGAGACCGTAAAAGATTTTTTAATTTCTAAAAAGAATGATTTAATAAGTATGGGATATAATTTTAAAGATCTTTTTGGTCCGATTAATCAAACCATCTTAAAACAAGTTCATTAA
- a CDS encoding HAD family hydrolase, with the protein MVEKYKHIIWDWNGTIIDDVDLCVELINWLLKEKNLNTITKEEYKNVFTIPVKNYYAALGFDFDKEPFEVIGKRWMDEYERRKFECMVYDGVVDVMEKINKLGIGQSILSAYSQHTLEEMVAHFSLTKYFSHIVGLDNIYAAGKLHLGKDLMKRLGNGKGETLLIGDTEHDYEVATEIGADCILSSNGHQDREKLEKTGALVIDNIRQLL; encoded by the coding sequence ATGGTTGAAAAATACAAACACATTATTTGGGATTGGAACGGAACCATAATTGACGATGTGGATCTTTGTGTCGAACTCATCAACTGGCTGTTGAAAGAAAAAAATCTTAATACAATTACAAAAGAAGAATACAAGAATGTATTTACAATACCAGTAAAGAATTATTATGCCGCACTTGGATTTGATTTTGATAAAGAACCGTTTGAAGTAATAGGTAAAAGATGGATGGATGAATACGAACGCAGAAAATTTGAATGTATGGTTTATGATGGCGTTGTTGATGTAATGGAGAAAATAAATAAACTTGGAATCGGGCAGTCAATTCTATCGGCGTATTCCCAACATACACTTGAAGAAATGGTAGCACATTTCAGTCTTACTAAATATTTTTCTCACATTGTGGGTCTTGATAACATTTACGCTGCGGGAAAACTTCATCTCGGTAAAGATTTAATGAAACGTCTCGGAAACGGAAAAGGGGAAACTCTTCTTATAGGCGATACTGAACACGATTACGAAGTTGCGACTGAGATTGGTGCGGATTGTATCTTAAGTTCAAACGGACATCAAGACAGGGAGAAGTTGGAAAAAACAGGTGCCTTAGTTATAGATAATATACGTCAACTTCTGTGA
- a CDS encoding cytidylate kinase-like family protein — MKVLGSYEKARIYINKHYQESEEAEFRKRKMNPGPTITISRETGIGAVAICENLIEYFNHYAIDNYNDWTYFDRDLIEKIMEDHHLPEHFRKYLSEEKQHKIDSWFGEILGISPSKLSLLHKTSHTILKLAEYGNVIIVGRGANIITAKIPNAFHIRFVAPLSFRIENAMQLYNVDRKTATDFIKEEDESRKNYIWKYFHKNIEDPLIYHSIVNTNLLKFEEIAEMIGHCVIRRFPEFFTSPFKELVNE; from the coding sequence ATGAAAGTCCTTGGTTCTTACGAAAAAGCCCGCATTTATATTAACAAACATTATCAAGAATCTGAAGAAGCAGAATTCCGTAAACGAAAAATGAATCCCGGTCCTACAATCACAATTTCCCGCGAAACTGGAATTGGCGCTGTAGCAATCTGCGAAAATTTAATTGAGTATTTTAATCATTATGCCATCGATAATTATAACGATTGGACCTATTTTGACCGTGATCTGATAGAAAAGATAATGGAAGATCATCACCTGCCCGAACATTTTCGAAAATATCTATCGGAAGAGAAACAGCACAAAATTGATTCGTGGTTCGGAGAGATATTGGGAATTTCTCCTTCAAAACTTTCTCTTCTCCACAAAACCTCACACACAATTTTAAAACTTGCTGAATATGGAAACGTAATTATTGTTGGAAGAGGTGCAAATATAATAACAGCAAAAATTCCGAATGCTTTCCATATCCGGTTTGTTGCACCGCTTAGTTTCAGAATTGAAAATGCGATGCAGCTTTACAATGTTGACAGGAAAACCGCAACTGATTTTATTAAAGAGGAGGACGAATCCAGAAAAAATTATATCTGGAAATATTTTCATAAAAATATTGAAGACCCTCTTATCTATCATTCTATTGTTAATACAAACCTTCTCAAGTTTGAAGAGATTGCGGAAATGATAGGACACTGTGTAATTAGACGCTTCCCGGAATTCTTTACAAGCCCATTTAAGGAATTAGTAAACGAATAA